From a single Scomber japonicus isolate fScoJap1 chromosome 12, fScoJap1.pri, whole genome shotgun sequence genomic region:
- the LOC128369338 gene encoding transferrin receptor protein 1-like, giving the protein MDQARTTISKIFNGEPHSYTRFNLTQNMEGDNSQVEMKLSSDMDEEVGENGVGDHSQNNSNRKPYVAQKLGRTPKNLCFMAATILLIFIIGYLIGYLVHRKKEVAPTCAASAVPFEVPPYHETGAAPLMDWDVVKKLLADKLNARNFESAFSDFSSSSHQAGSPGDEALGKIVHKKFRENGMNAWTDEHFIKVHDPPASGYNKFTFKSESETRVEGYLSYSATKEVTGAILYAYYGQENDFRMLKDRNIDLSGRVILVRAGRISFAEKVANAAKMNASAVLIYPDRADYNIGATQLYGHVHLGSGDPYTPGFPSFNHTQFPPVQSSGLPQIVAQTITEPMATNILKKLGGSSVPQEWGGVTKLGDETDIITLSVSNELAEKKITNVFGVIKGFVDPDRYVVIGAQRDAWVQGFATSTVGTSVLVELARSISEMVKNDGFKPRRSIVFASWSAGEYGSVGATEWLEGYLSSLSMKAFSYISLDRIVTGRSEFKVASSPLMNSLIKNALDEVKIPSGGATLMSQYGRGNWENTITEPMKLDNAAYPFLAFSGIPSVSFRFTSGNSEYPYFGTMLDNREKLNAATSNQVPQMAEVAARFAGHIVLRLVHDHLLRLDLSKYDKIIRTRVAQINAKVKDVQRLKPDLLPKSLTMQWLISASGSYSRASRSLASDIQNSDLEDIEMCRVLNDRIMTVERNFLSPYVSPRESPFRHILVGSGPHTLQGLLNHLEALKSGEVEADLFRNQFALATWTIQGCANSLAGNIWALDNEI; this is encoded by the exons ATGGATCAGGCAAGGACAACAATATCAAAAATT TTTAATGGGGAGCCACACTCCTACACACGTTTCAACCTGACCCAGAACATGGAAGGCGATAACAGCCAGGTGGAGATGAAGCTGTCGTCTGACATGGATGAGGAGGTCGGGGAAAATGGTGTGGGGGATCACAGTCAAAACAACTCCAATCGCAAACCCTACGTGGCTCAGAAACTTGGACGCACACCCAAGAACCTGTGCTTCATGGCAGCCACTATCCTCCTCATCTTTATCATCG GGTACTTGATTGGTTACCTCGTCCATCGGAAGAAGGAAGTGGCTCCCACCTGCGCAGCCTCCGCGGTCCCTTTTGAAGTGCCTCCGTACCATGAAACAGGTGCTGCCCCACTCATGGACTGGGATGTTGTCAAGAAATTGCTTGCTGACAAATTGAATGCACGCAACTTCGAAAGTGCCTTCAG TgactttagcagtagcagccaCCAGGCTGgttctccaggtgatgaagctCTTGGGAAAATAGTGCACAAGAAGTTTAGAGAGAACGGCATGAACGCCTGGACCGATGAGCACTTCATTAAGGTGCATGACCCCCCAGCGTCCGGCTACAACAAATTTACTTTCAAGAGCGAGAGTGAGACACGAGTAGAGGGATACCTGTCTTATAGTGCCACTAAAGAAGTAACG GGTGCCATCCTGTATGCATACTACGGGCAGGAAAATGACTTCAGGATGCTGAAGGACAGGAACATTGACCTCAGTGGCAGGGTCATTCTCGTCAGAGCTGGTAGGATCAGCTTTGCAGAGAAG GTAGCCAATGCTGCCAAAATGAATGCCTCTGCTGTGCTGATCTACCCAGACCGCGCTGATTACAATATCGGAGCCACTCAGCTCTATGGACAT GTCCACCTGGGTTCAGGAGATCCTTACACCCCCGGCTTCCCCTCCTTCAACCACACACAGTTTCCTCCTGTCCAGTCTTCAGGCCTGCCACAAATCGTGGCTCAGACCATCACAGAACCCATGGCCACCAACATCCTGAA GAAGCTGGGAGGTTCGAGTGTGCCACAAGAGTGGGGAGGCGTCACCAAACTGGGAGATGAGACCGACATCATTACTTTGAGTGTCAGCAACGAACTTGCAGAGAAAAAGATAACTAATGTCTTCGGGGTCATCAAAGGGTTTGTGGATCCAG ACCGATATGTGGTTATTGGTGCCCAGAGGGATGCATGGGTTCAAGGTTTTGCTACTTCAACTGTCGGAACCAGTGTCCTTGTTGAGCTGGCTCGTTCCATCtcagaaatggtgaaaaatg ATGGATTCAAACCACGGAGGAGTATTGTGTTTGCTAGCTGGAGTGCTGGAGAATATGGGAGTGTTGGCGCCACCGAGTGGTTGGAG GGTTATCTGTCTTCTTTGAGCATGAAAGCCTTCTCCTACATCAGCCTGGATCGTATTGTAACAG GTCGCTCTGAATTTAAAGTGGCTTCCAGTCCCTTGATGAACAGTCTGATCAAAAATGCTCTGGATGAG GTGAAAATCCCAAGCGGTGGTGCAACTCTTATGTCTCAATATGGAAGAGGCAACTGGGAGAATACTAT aACGGAGCCCATGAAGTTGGACAATGCTGCATATCCTTTCCTTGCCTTTTCTGGCATTCCGTCTGTCTCATTTAGATTCACCTCCGGTAATTCA GAATACCCGTACTTTGGCACAATGCTGGATAATCGGGAAAAGTTGAACGCTGCCACATCCAACCAAGTTCCTCAGATGGCTGAAGTGGCTGCCCGATTTGCAGGTCATATTGTTCTGAGGCTGGTCCATGACCATCTGCTGAGATTGGATCTTTCAAAGTATGACAAGATTATTCGTACTCGTGTGGCTCAGATCAACGCAAAAGTCAAGGATGTTCAGAGG TTGAAGCCTGATCTGCTGCCCAAGAGTCTGACCATGCAGTGGTTGATCTCAGCCTCTGGCTCCTACAGCCGTGCCTCTCGCAGCCTGGCATCAGACATTCAGAACAGCGACCTGGAAGACATCGAGATGTGCCGCGTCCTTAATGACCGCATCATGACG GTGGAAAGGAACTTCCTGTCGCCATACGTGTCTCCGAGAGAGAGTCCTTTCCGCCACATCCTGGTCGGCAGTGGCCCGCACACACTCCAGGGGCTGCTCAACCACCTCGAAGCCCTCAAGAGCGGCGAAGTTGAGGCCGACCTGTTCCGGAACCAGTTTGCCCTGGCGACCTGGACCATTCAGGGCTGTGCCAACTCGTTAGCTGGGAACATCTGGGCTCTGGATAAtgaaatctaa